From the Orenia metallireducens genome, one window contains:
- a CDS encoding CsgG/HfaB family protein codes for MLQKRLYKLFVALIIIFSFTQSVLAEDSIVIETKGKAYLGGDGLVNTEKKAINDGLRRAVEQAVGTFISSSTMVKNARLIEDKILKSSQGYVKGYQIIDQSIDDDIYIVKLKVRVGTKVLADDLDALKLNIKRIGNPRVMVLISQEMDDYYVKLPDSLAETEMMNKFIESGFQVIDRYKIDSVINREERRSIISGDYNLAVKLGIQLKADFVVIGSIRSNYIDLRNTLDGIARSLKSYNAQVEARVINATTAQVIAAVTDDGKGVGINKEMAAKKSIIEATGNITDKLINKMSNDLIQQEKTIQLQINGISSLSQLGQIKRTLPTLSGVVNVFFREFGNELLTFDIDLEPAVEVFDIAIELEEKVPFSFEIKNMSEGKLILEVK; via the coding sequence ATGTTGCAGAAGAGATTATATAAATTATTTGTGGCTTTAATAATTATTTTTAGCTTTACACAATCTGTGTTAGCTGAAGATAGTATTGTCATAGAGACTAAGGGGAAAGCATATTTAGGAGGTGATGGTTTAGTTAATACTGAGAAAAAAGCCATTAACGATGGATTAAGAAGGGCTGTAGAGCAGGCTGTAGGTACCTTCATTAGCTCTTCAACCATGGTAAAGAATGCTCGATTAATTGAAGATAAGATTCTAAAAAGTAGCCAAGGATATGTAAAAGGGTATCAAATAATCGATCAATCAATTGATGATGATATCTATATAGTCAAACTTAAAGTTAGAGTTGGAACAAAAGTATTAGCAGATGATTTAGATGCTTTGAAGCTGAATATAAAAAGGATTGGCAATCCAAGAGTTATGGTTTTAATCTCCCAGGAAATGGACGACTATTATGTTAAATTACCAGATAGTTTGGCAGAGACTGAAATGATGAATAAGTTTATAGAGTCAGGGTTCCAAGTGATAGATCGTTATAAGATTGATTCAGTGATTAATAGAGAAGAAAGAAGATCAATTATCAGTGGAGATTATAATTTGGCCGTTAAATTGGGGATACAATTAAAAGCTGATTTTGTTGTGATAGGTAGTATTAGGTCAAATTATATTGATTTAAGAAATACTTTAGATGGTATCGCTAGAAGCTTGAAATCGTATAATGCCCAAGTTGAAGCTCGTGTTATCAATGCAACTACAGCACAAGTTATTGCTGCTGTAACTGATGATGGTAAGGGTGTAGGAATCAATAAGGAGATGGCTGCTAAAAAGTCAATCATAGAAGCTACAGGGAATATTACAGATAAATTAATCAATAAGATGAGTAATGACTTAATTCAGCAAGAGAAGACTATTCAATTACAAATTAATGGTATCAGTTCATTAAGTCAGTTAGGTCAAATAAAGAGAACTCTGCCTACTCTGTCAGGAGTAGTAAATGTATTCTTTAGAGAGTTTGGCAATGAATTGCTCACCTTTGATATAGATTTAGAACCTGCCGTGGAGGTTTTTGATATAGCAATAGAGTTGGAAGAGAAGGTTCCTTTCAGTTTTGAAATTAAGAATATGTCAGAAGGAAAGTTAATCTTAGAGGTTAAATAA
- a CDS encoding LPP20 family lipoprotein, giving the protein MNKRINILLVIVMILFIGTQFSFAEGLFDEGDNTVTDWEKSVVEAIGYGVAPDYITNEAQAKIMAREAAITMAQRRLLETVRGVQIDSEQTVKNAQIQSDIINKRVSGVVRGAQIIEEKKVADKVYQVVMQVQFYGKDGIMKAIFPSISKESSKTFNNNDNFDNSNDTSEESANLVDSDYTGVIINTLNIDAKPALAPKIYSEDGSLVYGMSKIQSDGVITQGIVGYNRSLADAKANPRVGKNPLIINAIKVKGRYSTDLILDDKDARSLEQVGGSNGIFNNCKVVIVLN; this is encoded by the coding sequence ATGAATAAAAGAATTAATATCTTATTAGTTATAGTGATGATATTGTTCATTGGAACCCAATTCTCTTTTGCAGAGGGATTATTTGATGAAGGTGATAATACAGTTACTGATTGGGAAAAGTCAGTAGTAGAGGCAATTGGCTATGGTGTTGCTCCTGATTATATTACAAATGAGGCTCAAGCTAAGATTATGGCTAGAGAAGCTGCTATTACAATGGCACAAAGAAGGTTACTAGAGACAGTTAGGGGGGTTCAAATAGATTCTGAACAGACCGTTAAGAATGCTCAAATCCAATCTGATATTATCAATAAGAGAGTAAGTGGTGTAGTAAGAGGTGCCCAAATTATTGAAGAGAAGAAAGTGGCAGATAAGGTATATCAAGTTGTAATGCAAGTTCAATTCTATGGAAAAGATGGTATTATGAAAGCGATTTTCCCTAGTATAAGTAAAGAAAGTAGTAAAACCTTTAATAATAATGATAATTTTGATAATAGTAACGATACTTCAGAAGAATCTGCTAATTTAGTAGATAGTGATTATACAGGAGTCATTATCAATACATTGAATATAGATGCCAAGCCAGCGCTAGCTCCAAAGATTTATAGTGAGGATGGAAGTTTAGTTTATGGTATGAGTAAGATTCAAAGTGATGGGGTCATTACTCAAGGAATTGTAGGTTACAATAGAAGCCTAGCAGATGCTAAGGCCAATCCAAGAGTAGGTAAGAATCCATTGATTATTAATGCTATAAAGGTTAAGGGAAGATATAGTACTGACCTAATTTTAGATGATAAAGATGCTAGAAGCTTAGAACAAGTAGGGGGAAGTAATGGAATTTTTAATAACTGTAAAGTAGTTATTGTTTTAAATTAA
- a CDS encoding DUF5723 family protein: MFKTIMMISLLFLILISTVNTNIEAASSAKTIGLSDEFVTVTGADAIYGNPGAVNATLDRFTFELGLAGGLWNNLLINDYIDDGMKDDLLDKVEDGFLVGADSNNGFKLVVGSVAISSEGRGSALVELSNDVTELLLKGNEIGKTYNFNGSKGSGAVYGDIGINFSISPEELKEEWKLKDLRMGLTYHQLSGAIFALEGNGTTIITYDENGDAVVRGDGYFVAKYNELEGISDNAAKGSAFDFGVYADLNDKYSLGFSVMNIGALKVNKIHEIRYEYNEATEEFEEVGDSEVVKDEELKYQLPSTIRLGGKMNWNENIDLFADYSYTSYHDGQRDHKFATATELTWLEFLPLRTGISYSTLRKDFDWSAGMGLKLWIFEADLGISDLMGLFNKSQGVEGALNLKIEF, from the coding sequence ATGTTTAAAACTATTATGATGATTTCATTATTGTTCTTAATATTAATTTCAACGGTAAATACTAATATAGAGGCTGCTTCTTCAGCTAAGACTATTGGTCTTAGTGATGAGTTTGTTACAGTGACAGGAGCAGATGCTATTTATGGTAATCCGGGAGCGGTTAATGCTACACTAGATCGCTTTACCTTTGAACTTGGACTAGCAGGTGGTCTATGGAATAACCTATTGATTAATGATTATATTGATGATGGTATGAAGGATGATTTATTGGACAAGGTTGAAGATGGATTTTTGGTAGGGGCAGATTCAAATAACGGTTTCAAATTGGTTGTAGGATCTGTAGCTATTAGCTCAGAAGGTAGAGGTTCTGCACTAGTTGAATTATCCAATGATGTAACCGAGCTATTATTAAAGGGGAATGAAATTGGCAAGACTTATAACTTTAATGGTAGTAAAGGTTCTGGAGCAGTTTATGGCGATATCGGTATCAATTTTTCCATCAGCCCTGAGGAGCTAAAAGAGGAGTGGAAATTAAAAGATTTAAGGATGGGGCTGACTTATCATCAGTTATCTGGAGCAATCTTTGCTTTAGAGGGTAATGGTACTACTATAATCACTTATGATGAAAATGGAGATGCTGTAGTAAGAGGAGATGGCTACTTTGTAGCTAAATATAATGAATTAGAAGGTATTAGTGATAACGCGGCAAAGGGCTCAGCTTTTGATTTTGGAGTATATGCAGACTTAAATGATAAGTATAGCCTTGGTTTTAGTGTAATGAATATAGGTGCTTTAAAAGTAAATAAGATTCATGAAATTAGATATGAATATAACGAAGCTACAGAAGAATTTGAAGAGGTTGGAGATAGTGAAGTTGTTAAAGATGAAGAGTTAAAGTATCAACTACCATCTACTATTCGCTTAGGTGGAAAGATGAACTGGAATGAAAATATTGATTTATTTGCTGATTATTCATATACAAGTTATCATGATGGTCAAAGAGATCATAAATTTGCTACTGCAACAGAGTTAACATGGCTTGAGTTTTTACCATTAAGGACTGGAATAAGTTATTCTACACTTAGAAAGGACTTTGATTGGTCAGCAGGAATGGGATTGAAGTTATGGATATTTGAAGCAGATTTAGGTATTTCTGATTTAATGGGATTATTTAATAAATCCCAAGGGGTAGAAGGTGCTTTAAATCTTAAAATAGAGTTTTAG